A single window of Aspergillus oryzae RIB40 DNA, chromosome 8 DNA harbors:
- a CDS encoding uncharacterized protein (predicted protein) yields MHQDTAFYFDTTNPYRPTFKKSNRALLSSIADEIRAKPDGGFYITYMGSAVGTSPGRLVETDANFDIIHEWPEDVEGTLNILGEQFSPHGLSIDWERNFILTSDFVEPISILKPSTGIRRANTLRLWDLKTKKILNTITIPDGGGIQDVKFIPGNPDGAALATAVHLGQVWIIYPGQKDANGKPGRAELLYDLGPKARDTTAI; encoded by the exons ATGCATCAGGATACGGCTTTCTACTTcgacaccaccaacccctACCGGCCAACCTTCAAGAAAAGCAACCGCGCCCTCCTCTCATCCATTGCAGATGAGATCCGCGCGAAGCCAGACGGCGGATTCTATATTACATACATGGGCTCCGCAGTGGGCACTTCGCCAGGCCGTCTGGTTGAGACCGACGCGaacttcgacatcatccacgAATGGCCGGAAGATGTAGAGGGAACGCTCAACATTCTGGGCGAGCAGTTCTCTCCCCATGGTCTTAGCATTGACTGGGAGAGAAACTTCATTCTCACTTCTGACTTCGTTGAACCCATCAGTATCTTGAAGCCTAGCACGGGAATCCGGCGTGCAAACACGCTTAGGTTGTGGGACTTGAAGACTAAGAAAAttctcaacaccatcaccattcCCGAC GGCGGCGGCATTCAGGACGTCAAATTCATCCCCGGAAACCCCGACGGCGCTGCTCTCGCCACAGCTGTCCACCTAGGCCAAGTCTGGATCATCTATCCCGGACAGAAagatgccaatggcaagCCCGGCAGAGCAGAGCTTCTCTATGACTTAGGCCCCAAGGCTCGTGACACTACCGCAATCTAG
- a CDS encoding uncharacterized protein (thermophilic glucose-6-phosphate isomerase and related metalloenzymes), whose protein sequence is MKAASLAFISFLPSVLGAVVHDKRSGFKDGQPISDNGKGAPLLGGTNKALDLQNPDNLGQPSTDNGFVPNLKWSFSDSKTRLFPVREQVIQDLPQSHDISGAQQHLKKGAIRELHWHRVAEWGFLYSGSLLLSGVDENGQFTTEKLEEGDIWYFPKGVAHNVQGLDDENEYLLVFDDGDFEKVGTTFMVDDWITHTPRDILAKNFGVDASVFDKVPEKFPYILNGTVSDEANNTPQGTLTGNSSYVYHTYKHPSEPVPGSGGTFRKIDSKNFPVSQTIAAALVELEPKGLRELHWHPNAEEWLYFHKGNARATVFLGDSKARTFDFTAGDTAVFPDNSGHYIENTSETEKLVWIEIYKSDRVADISLAQWLALTPADVVATTLKVDIEVVKQIKKEKQVLVKGK, encoded by the exons ATGAAGGCAGCGAGCTTAGCATTCATAAGCTTCCTACCGTCCGTCCTCGGGGCGGTCGTTCATGACAAGCGCTCTGGCTTTAAGGACGGCCAGCCCATAAGTGACAACGGCAAAGGAGCACCTCTTCTAG GCGGGACAAACAAAGCACTTGACTTGCAAAACCCCGACAACCTTGGCCAGCCCAGTACCGACAATGGTTTCGTCCCTAACCTGAAGTGGAGCTTTTCTGACTCCAAAACAAGGCTCTTCCCGG TACGCGAGCAAGTCATTCAGGATCTACCGCAGAGCCACGACATTTCTGGTGCACAACAGCATCTGAAAAAGGGTGCGATTCGGGAGCTGCATTGGCATCGTGTT GCGGAATGGGGATTCCTATACTCTGGctctctcttgctttccgGTGTGGATGAAAATGGCCAGTTCACGACCGAAAAGTTGGAAGAAGGCGACATCTGGTATTTCCCTAAAGGTGTTGCGCACAACGTGCAAGGCCttgacgatgagaatgagtACCTTCTGGTCTTCGATGATGGTGACTTTGAGAAAGTTGG GACAACTTTCATGGTCGATGACTGGATAACTCACACACCACGCGATATTCTCGCAAAGAACTTTGGTGTTGACGCATCAGTCTTCGATAAAGTGCCCGAGAAATTTCCCTATATCCTCAATGGCACTGTCAGCGACGAGGCGAACAACACTCCTCAAGGCACATTGACTGGTAACAGTTCCTATGTGTATCACACTTACAAGCATCCCTCTGAGCCAGTGCCTGGCAGTGGTGGTACTTTTAGAAAGATTGATTCGAAGAATTTCCCCGTGAGTCAGACTATTGCTGCTGCATTGGTGGAGCTTGAGCCCAAAGGGTTGCGAGAGTTGCACTGGCATCCGAAC GCGGAGGAATGGCTGTATTTCCACAAGGGTAACGCTCGCGCTACGGTGTTCTTGGGTGACTCGAAGGCTCGCACATTTGATTTTACCGCCGGTGACACTGCCGTTTTCCCTGATAATAGTG GTCATTACATTGAAAATACCTCGGAGACTGAGAAGTTGGTGTGGATTGAGATTTACAAGAGTGATCGTGTGGCTGATATCTCGTTGGCACAATGGCTTGCTCTCACTCCTGCCGATGTCGTGGCTACTACCTTAAAGGTCGATATTGAAGTCGTCAAGCAGAtcaaaaaggagaaacaggTCTTGGTAAAAGGTAAATAG
- a CDS encoding uncharacterized protein (predicted protein) produces MPQDHLALITSLSVEIDIYRIMKWPPHIDIRFKSFYEEVFRILLCELKNVKDLRFSIAGLSQHAGSPVQWISHDEWDWIAPWEGLASSRSWRRLEIAVPRAWVPEFEGVVQRNSVVEEQKRYRLVVGSDGWPRGW; encoded by the coding sequence ATGCCACAGGACCATCTGGCACTCATCACATCACTCTCTGTTGAAATCGACATCTACCGGATCATGAAGTGGCCACCTCATATCGACATCCGATTCAAGTCTTTTTATGAGGAAGTCTTCAGGATCCTGCTCTGTGAGCTTAAGAACGTGAAAGATCTTCGGTTCTCAATCGCGGGATTGTCGCAGCATGCTGGCAGCCCAGTGCAGTGGATCAGCCACGACGAATGGGATTGGATTGCGCCATGGGAGGGATTGGCGTCTAGtcggagttggagaaggctaGAGATCGCGGTACCAAGAGCCTGGGTCCCTGAGTTTGAGGGAGTGGTGCAGCGGAACAGCGTTGTggaggagcagaagaggTATCGGCTTGTGGTTGGGAGTGATGGTTGGCCTAGAGGGTGGTAG
- a CDS encoding uncharacterized protein (predicted protein) codes for MNHKTTKTNFMTNMTSTESASPITELALFHLKPSTDRATIRRELSSAAKAQASYSKYPTYLFAQIEDPSYIYLLGGWSSVSAHMDDWIPSSTNQSLLASLKEKLDLVYLIHIELDPAELGVFGSPVGGSGEVPIVDAPVMAIGRYFLKTGQKEAFLNRLGEAKKHLEAYIAPRVLKGGIRVEPKDKTDDGVEKEEFVLFSGWGEVQDHFQFAEPDGIKGFSQIEDILEGEEIMHVSVWD; via the coding sequence ATGAACcacaaaacaaccaagaCCAATTTCATGACTAATATGACCTCCACCGAATCTGCAAGCCCAATCACAGAGCTAGCGCTCTTTCACCTGAAACCATCAACTGACCGAGCAACCATTCGAAGGGAACTATCGTCAGCCGCAAAGGCCCAGGCCTCTTACTCCAAGTACCCGACCTACCTGTTCGCCCAGATCGAAGACCCATCATACATCTACCTCCTCGGAGGCTGGAGTTCTGTGTCGGCTCACATGGACGATTGGATCCCCAGCTCCACTAACCAGTCCTTACTTGCCTCTCTCAAGGAGAAGTTAGATCTTGTGTACTTGATTCATATCGAACTTGATCCTGCTGAGCTCGGTGTGTTCGGTTCGCCTGTCGGAGGATCAGGAGAGGTGCCAATAGTTGATGCCCCCGTGATGGCTATCGGGCGCTACTTCCTGAAGACTGGTCAGAAGGAAGCGTTCTTGAACAGGCTTGGAGAAGCGAAGAAGCACTTGGAGGCGTATATTGCTCCGAGGGTGTTGAAGGGTGGAATTCGGGTGGAACCCAAGGATAAAACGGACGATGgtgtggagaaagaggagttCGTGCTCTTTAGTGGTTGGGGGGAGGTGCAGGATCATTTCCAATTTGCAGAGCCCGATGGGATCAAGGGGTTTAGTCAGATAGAGGACATCttggaaggggaggagatcaTGCATGTATCTGTTTGGGACTGA
- a CDS encoding type 1 glutamine amidotransferase (predicted protein), which produces MVRSIHIAVLDVDIPPRKLYESHGLCSAHFRNILRETASRLNETSLAHDDPIDISVTPYDIRGGHYPDLRKLRGHPDHVVYPDTSQIDAILITGGAPGVYEMDMSPWMQRLQTFLKTVFEQYPEVRILGTCFGHQLIGHALMRNPADTERDVFVEKCPLGREVGIYTVQLEKNFVKAFPLALGHLPQQQLRIQMFHGDRVMAVKKGSTSTLNDKACLPAPWINVGSTPICPIQGLYYPGRVLSVQGHYELDAFGMQNMCLEFAPSFGWKDSKLALFLEQVGPHETERRDDARSFATAVVCFLAGMEGLHTGE; this is translated from the coding sequence ATGGTCCGCAGCATCCACATTGCCGTCCTTGACGTCGATATCCCCCCCCGAAAGCTGTACGAATCTCACGGTCTGTGCAGTGCTCACTTTCGTAACATCCTCCGGGAGACTGCCTCCCGTCTGAACGAGACCTCCCTAGCCCACGATGACCCCATCGACATATCAGTCACTCCATATGACATCCGAGGAGGACATTATCCTGACTTGCGCAAGCTGAGAGGTCATCCTGACCACGTTGTCTACCCTGACACCTCTCAAATTGATGCCATCCTGATCACAGGCGGCGCACCGGGTGTGTACGAAATGGACATGTCGCCCTGGATGCAGCGCTTGCAGACCTTTCTCAAGACCGTCTTTGAACAATACCCAGAGGTCCGAATTCTAGGCACTTGCTTCGGGCACCAGCTTATCGGACACGCTCTGATGAGAAACCCGGCTGACACTGAGCGAGATGTGTTCGTTGAGAAATGTCCCCTCGGGAGAGAAGTGGGTATATATACCGTTCAGTTGGAGAAGAACTTCGTCAAGGCTTTTCCATTGGCACTAGGTCATTTGCCGCAGCAACAGCTGAGGATTCAAATGTTCCATGGTGATCGTGTCATGGCGGTTAAGAAGGGATCTACTAGCACGCTCAATGATAAGGCTTGTCTCCCTGCGCCATGGATTAATGTCGGAAGCACACCTATTTGTCCCATCCAGGGGCTGTACTACCCGGGAAGGGTCCTCTCCGTCCAAGGCCATTATGAGCTAGACGCGTTCGGTATGCAGAACATGTGCTTGGAGTTTGCACCGAGCTTCGGATGGAAAGATTCGAAGCTTGCATTGTTCTTGGAGCAGGTTGGTCCACATGAGACAGAGCGACGAGATGATGCGAGGTCCTTTGCTACTGCTGTTGTGTGTTTTTTGGCGGGTATGGAGGGACTTCACACTGGCGAATAG